The following coding sequences are from one Neodiprion lecontei isolate iyNeoLeco1 chromosome 7, iyNeoLeco1.1, whole genome shotgun sequence window:
- the LOC107219980 gene encoding flocculation protein FLO11 isoform X25: protein MKKSSCSILAVLVLFQLCGGIHTRVISDIPSPDNNEGSGFGGDGIEEIQNGFESINSGPEIVPIEVNGGDQQYLEGLPPAPIQGNMGGIPEFNNGFDLMNFEPENVPIEVNGEDQQYFEGLPPASFQENMGDNPEFNNGFDSMNFEPENVPIDVNGGDQQYFEGLPPAPFEGNIDYIVSQGDNENGQAAFGIQGEDADAGIPVGNDEQPIDNDANVDVQDDSPVIGFVGQNTIFDEQAPLNNAGFSDNMGDGSGEQASATNAGSGSQSGDNSGEQAPANNAGSGSQSGDNSGEQASANNAGSGSQSGSSSGEQASSDNAGSGSQFGKASVEWRINSTATINEAATNTEVATTTEAQTTTEAATTAEAASTTEAQTTTEAGTSDEAASTTEAGTGDEAASTTDAGTSDEAGTTDEAASTTEAGTGDEAVSTTEAGTSDEAASTTEAGTSDEGASTTEAGTSDEAASTTEAGTSDEAASTTEAGTSDEGASTTEAGTSDEAGTTDEAASTTEAGTSDEAASTTEAGTSDEGASTTEAGTSDEAGTTDEAASTTEAGTSDEVASTTEAGTSDEGASTTEAGTSDEAGTTDEAASTTEAGTSDEAASTTEAGTGDEAVSTTEAGTSDEAASTTEAGTSDEGASTTEAGTSDEAGTTDEAASTTEAGTSDEVASTTEAGTSDEGASTTEAGTSDEAGTTDEAASTTEAGTSDEAASTTEAGTGDEAVSTTEAGTSDEAASTTEAGTSDEGASTTEAGTSDEAETTDEAASTTEAGTSDEAASTTEAGTSDEGASTTEAGTSDEAGTTDEAASTTEAGTSDEAASTTEAGTGDEAVSTTEAGTGDEAASTTEAGTSDEAASTTEAGTGDEAVSTTEAGTSDEAASTTEAGTSDEGASTTEAGTSDEAGTTDEAASTTEAGTSDEAASTTEAGTSDEGASTTEAGTSDEAGTTDEAASTTEAGTSDEAASTTEAGTSDEAGTTDEAASTTEAGTSDEAASTTEAGTSDEGASTTEAGTSDEAGTTDEAASTTEAGTSDEAASTTEAGTSDEAASTTEAGASDEAASTTEAGTTDEAALTTEAGTSDEAASTTEAGTSDEAGTTTEAGTGDEAASTTEAGTSDEAASTTEAGTSDEAASTTEAGTTDEAGTTTEAGTGDEAASTTEAATSDEAASTTEAGTTDEAASTTEAGTSDEAASTTEAGTSDEAASTTEAGTTDEAGTTTEAGTGDEAASTTEAGTTDEAALTTEAGTSDEAASTTEAGTSDEAASTTEAGTSDEAASTTEAGTSDEAASTTEAETSDEAGTTDEAASTTGAGTTDVAASTTEDQTTTEAQTTTEAATTTAQTTTEVQTTTEAQTTTSAPTTTETPTTVVTTLSDESSDTSSSYDSGWSLWDAVVSSVKTAASATKNTLFGWL from the exons ATGAAGAAATCTTCCTGCTCGATTCTCGCCGTGTTGGTGTTGTTCCAACTCTGCGGCGGAATTCATACACGAG TCATTTCTGATATACCTTCACCGGACAATAACGAGGGTAGCGGTTTCGGAGGTGATGGAATTGAAG AGATCCAAAATGGATTCGAATCGATCAATTCTGGGCCGGAAATTGTTCCGATAG AGGTCAATGGAGGAGACCAACAATATTTGGAAGGGTTGCCACCTGCTCCAATCCAAGGAAATATGGGTGGTATTCCAGAGTTCAACAATGGATTCGACTTAATGAATTTTGAGCCTGAAAATGTTCCGATAG AGGTTAATGGAGAAGACCAACAATATTTTGAAGGATTGCCACCTGCTTCATTCCAAGAGAACATGGGTGATAATCCAGAGTTCAACAATGGATTTGACTCAATGAATTTTGAGCCTGAAAATGTTCCGATAG ACGTCAACGGAGGAGatcaacaatattttgaaGGATTGCCACCTGCTCCATTCGAAGGAAACATAG ATTACATCGTGAGTCAAGGCGATAATGAAAACGGGCAAGCAGCCTTCGGAATTCAGGGTGAAG ACGCTGATGCGGGCATTCCAGTAGGCAATGACGAACAGCCAATTGATAATG ATGCCAACGTTGACGTTCAAGATGATTCACCGGTCATTGGATTTGTAGGACAAA ATACCATCTTTGACGAACAAGCGCCGCTGAACAATGCAGGTTTCTCGGATAACATGG GTGACGGCTCTGGAGAACAAGCATCAGCAACCAATGCAGGTTCCGGTAGTCAATCTG GTGACAACTCTGGCGAACAAGCACCAGCAAACAATGCAGGTTCCGGTAGTCAATCTG GTGATAACTCTGGTGAACAAGCATCAGCAAACAATGCAGGTTCCGGCAGTCAATCAG GCAGTAGCTCTGGAGAACAAGCATCATCAGACAATGCAGGTTCCGGTAGTCAATTTG GCAAAGCATCTGTTGAATGGAGAATTAATTCGACTGCGACAATTAACGAAGCCGCGACAAACACTGAAGTTGCGACGACGACTGAAGCACAGACAACCACGGAAGCTGCAACAACTGCTGAAGCTGCATCAACGACCGAAGCTCAGACAACGACCGAAGCTGGAACAAGTGACGAAGCTGCGTCAACGACCGAAGCTGGAACGGGTGACGAAGCTGCGTCAACGACCGACGCTGGAACAAGTGATGAAG CTGGAACAACTGACGAAGCTGCTTCAACGACCGAAGCTGGAACGGGTGACGAAGCTGTGTCAACGACCGAAGCTGGAACAAGTGACGAAGCTGCTTCAACGACCGAAGCTGGAACAAGTGACGAAGGTGCGTCGACAACCGAAGCTGGAACAA GTGACGAAGCTGCGTCAACGACCGAAGCTGGAACAAGTGACGAAGCTGCTTCAACGACCGAAGCTGGAACAAGTGACGAAGGTGCGTCGACAACCGAAGCTGGAACAAGTGACGAAGCTGGAACAACTGACGAAGCTGCTTCAACGACCGAAGCTGGAACAAGTGACGAAGCTGCTTCAACGACCGAAGCTGGAACAAGTGACGAAGGTGCGTCGACAACCGAAGCTGGAACAAGTGACGAAGCTGGAACAACTGACGAAGCTGCTTCAACGACCGAAGCTGGAACAAGTGATGAAGTTGCTTCAACGACCGAAGCTGGAACAAGTGACGAAGGTGCGTCGACAACCGAAGCTGGAACAAGTGACGAAGCTGGAACAACTGACGAAGCTGCTTCAACGACCGAAGCTGGAACAAGTGACGAAGCTGCTTCAACGACCGAAGCTGGAACGGGTGACGAAGCTGTGTCAACGACCGAAGCTGGAACAAGTGACGAAGCTGCTTCAACGACCGAAGCTGGAACAAGTGACGAAGGTGCGTCGACAACCGAAGCTGGAACAAGTGACGAAGCTGGAACAACTGACGAAGCTGCTTCAACGACCGAAGCTGGAACAAGTGATGAAGTTGCTTCAACGACCGAAGCTGGAACAAGTGACGAAGGTGCGTCGACAACCGAAGCTGGAACAAGTGACGAAGCTGGAACAACTGACGAAGCTGCTTCAACGACCGAAGCTGGAACAAGTGACGAAGCTGCTTCAACGACCGAAGCTGGAACGGGTGACGAAGCTGTGTCAACGACCGAAGCTGGAACAAGTGACGAAGCTGCTTCAACGACCGAAGCTGGAACAAGTGACGAAGGTGCGTCGACAACCGAAGCTGGAACAAGTGACGAAGCTGAAACAACTGACGAAGCTGCTTCAACGACCGAAGCTGGAACAAGTGACGAAGCTGCTTCAACGACCGAAGCTGGAACAAGTGACGAAGGTGCGTCGACAACCGAAGCTGGAACAAGTGACGAAGCTGGAACAACTGACGAAGCTGCTTCAACGACCGAAGCTGGAACAAGTGACGAAGCTGCTTCAACGACCGAAGCTGGAACGGGTGACGAAGCTGTGTCAACGACCGAAGCTGGAACGGGTGACGAAGCTGCATCAACGACCGAAGCTGGAACAAGTGACGAAGCTGCTTCAACGACCGAAGCTGGAACGGGTGACGAAGCTGTGTCAACGACCGAAGCTGGAACAAGTGACGAAGCTGCTTCAACGACCGAAGCTGGAACAAGTGACGAAGGTGCGTCGACAACCGAAGCTGGAACAAGTGACGAAGCTGGAACAACTGACGAAGCTGCTTCAACGACCGAAGCTGGAACAAGTGACGAAGCTGCTTCAACGACCGAAGCTGGAACAAGTGACGAAGGTGCGTCGACAACCGAAGCTGGAACAAGTGACGAAGCTGGAACAACTGACGAAGCTGCTTCAACGACCGAAGCTGGAACAAGTGACGAAGCTGCGTCAACCACCGAAGCTGGAACAAGTGACGAAG CTGGAACAACTGACGAAGCTGCTTCAACGACCGAAGCTGGAACGAGTGACGAAGCTGCGTCAACGACCGAAGCTGGAACAAGTGACGAAGGTGCGTCGACAACCGAAGCTGGAACAAGTGACGAAGCTGGAACAACTGACGAAGCTGCTTCAACGACCGAAGCTGGAACAAGTGACGAAGCTGCGTCAACGACCGAAGCTGGAACGAGTGACGAAG CTGCTTCAACGACCGAAGCTGGAGCGAGTGACGAAGCTGCGTCAACGACCGAAGCTGGAACAACTGACGAAGCTGCTTTAACGACCGAAGCTGGAACGAGTGACGAAGCTGCGTCAACGACCGAAGCTGGAACAAGTGACGAAGCTGGAACAACGACCGAAGCTGGAACGGGTGACGAAGCTGCGTCAACGACCGAAGCTGGAACGAGTGACGAAGCTGCTTCAACGACCGAAGCTGGAACGAGTGACGAAGCTGCGTCAACGACCGAAGCTGGAACAACTGACGAAGCTGGAACAACGACCGAAGCTGGAACGGGTGACGAAGCTGCGTCAACGACCGAAGCTGCAACGAGTGACGAAGCTGCGTCAACGACCGAAGCTGGAACAACTGACGAAGCTGCGTCAACGACCGAAGCTGGAACGAGTGACGAAGCTGCTTCAACGACCGAAGCTGGAACGAGTGACGAAGCTGCGTCAACGACCGAAGCTGGAACAACTGACGAAGCTGGAACAACGACCGAAGCTGGAACGGGTGACGAAGCTGCGTCAACGACCGAAGCTGGAACAACTGACGAAGCTGCTTTAACGACCGAAGCTGGAACGAGTGACGAAGCTGCGTCAACGACCGAAGCTGGAACGAGTGACGAAGCTGCTTCAACGACCGAAGCTGGAACGAGTGACGAAGCTGCGTCAACGACCGAAGCTGGAACGAGTGACGAAGCTGCGTCAACGACCGAAGCTGAAACAAGTGACGAAGCTGGAACAACTGACGAAGCTGCTTCAACGACCGGAGCTGGAACAACTGATGTAGCTGCGTCAACAACCGAAGATCAGACAACGACCGAAGCTCAGACAACCACCGAAGCTGCAACAACCACAGCACAGACAACGACTGAAGTTCAAACAACAACCGAAGCTCAGACAACTACTTCTGCTC CTACCACAACGGAAACTCCTACCACAGTCGTCACTACTCTTTCTGATG AATCTTCCGACACGTCGTCCTCCTATGATTCCGGTTGGTCGCTATGGGATGCTGTTGTATCAAGTG TCAAGACCGCTGCATCGgcaactaaaaatacgttattCGGATGGTTATAA
- the LOC107219980 gene encoding flocculation protein FLO11 isoform X1 — MKKSSCSILAVLVLFQLCGGIHTRVISDIPSPDNNEGSGFGGDGIEEIQNGFESINSGPEIVPIEVNGGDQQYLEGLPPAPIQGNMGGIPEFNNGFDLMNFEPENVPIEVNGEDQQYFEGLPPASFQENMGDNPEFNNGFDSMNFEPENVPIDVNGGDQQYFEGLPPAPFEGNIDYIVSQGDNENGQAAFGIQGEDADAGIPVGNDEQPIDNDANVDVQDDSPVIGFVGQNTIFDEQAPLNNAGFSDNMGDGSGEQASATNAGSGSQSGDNSGEQAPANNAGSGSQSGDNSGEQASANNAGSGSQSGSSSGEQASSDNAGSGSQFGKASVEWRINSTATINEAATNTEVATTTEAQTTTEAATTAEAASTTEAQTTTEAGTSDEAASTTEAGTGDEAASTTDAGTSDEAGTTDEAASTTEAGTGDEAVSTTEAGTSDEAASTTEAGTSDEGASTTEAGTSDEAGTTDEAASTTEAGTSDEAASTTEAGTSDEAGTTDEAASTTEAGTGDEAASTTEAGTSDEAASTTEAGTSDEGASTTEAGTSDEAGTTDEAASTTEAGTSDEAASTTEAGTSDEGASTTEAGTSDEAGTTDEAASTTEAGTSDEVASTTEAGTSDEGASTTEAGTSDEAGTTDEAASTTEAGTSDEAASTTEAGTGDEAVSTTEAGTSDEAASTTEAGTSDEGASTTEAGTSDEAGTTDEAASTTEAGTSDEVASTTEAGTSDEGASTTEAGTSDEAGTTDEAASTTEAGTSDEAASTTEAGTGDEAVSTTEAGTSDEAASTTEAGTSDEGASTTEAGTSDEAETTDEAASTTEAGTSDEAASTTEAGTSDEGASTTEAGTSDEAGTTDEAASTTEAGTSDEAASTTEAGTGDEAVSTTEAGTGDEAASTTEAGTSDEAASTTEAGTGDEAVSTTEAGTSDEAASTTEAGTSDEGASTTEAGTSDEAGTTDEAASTTEAGTSDEAASTTEAGTSDEGASTTEAGTSDEAGTTDEAASTTEAGTSDEAASTTEAGTSDEAGTTDEAASTTEAGTSDEAASTTEAGTSDEGASTTEAGTSDEAGTTDEAASTTEAGTSDEAASTTEAGTSDEAASTTEAGASDEAASTTEAGTTDEAALTTEAGTSDEAASTTEAGTSDEAGTTTEAGTGDEAASTTEAGTSDEAASTTEAGTSDEAASTTEAGTTDEAGTTTEAGTGDEAASTTEAATSDEAASTTEAGTTDEAASTTEAGTSDEAASTTEAGTSDEAASTTEAGTTDEAGTTTEAGTGDEAASTTEAGTTDEAALTTEAGTSDEAASTTEAGTSDEAASTTEAGTSDEAASTTEAGTSDEAASTTEAETSDEAGTTDEAASTTGAGTTDVAASTTEDQTTTEAQTTTEAATTTAQTTTEVQTTTEAQTTTSAPTTTETPTTVVTTLSDESSDTSSSYDSGWSLWDAVVSSVKTAASATKNTLFGWL; from the exons ATGAAGAAATCTTCCTGCTCGATTCTCGCCGTGTTGGTGTTGTTCCAACTCTGCGGCGGAATTCATACACGAG TCATTTCTGATATACCTTCACCGGACAATAACGAGGGTAGCGGTTTCGGAGGTGATGGAATTGAAG AGATCCAAAATGGATTCGAATCGATCAATTCTGGGCCGGAAATTGTTCCGATAG AGGTCAATGGAGGAGACCAACAATATTTGGAAGGGTTGCCACCTGCTCCAATCCAAGGAAATATGGGTGGTATTCCAGAGTTCAACAATGGATTCGACTTAATGAATTTTGAGCCTGAAAATGTTCCGATAG AGGTTAATGGAGAAGACCAACAATATTTTGAAGGATTGCCACCTGCTTCATTCCAAGAGAACATGGGTGATAATCCAGAGTTCAACAATGGATTTGACTCAATGAATTTTGAGCCTGAAAATGTTCCGATAG ACGTCAACGGAGGAGatcaacaatattttgaaGGATTGCCACCTGCTCCATTCGAAGGAAACATAG ATTACATCGTGAGTCAAGGCGATAATGAAAACGGGCAAGCAGCCTTCGGAATTCAGGGTGAAG ACGCTGATGCGGGCATTCCAGTAGGCAATGACGAACAGCCAATTGATAATG ATGCCAACGTTGACGTTCAAGATGATTCACCGGTCATTGGATTTGTAGGACAAA ATACCATCTTTGACGAACAAGCGCCGCTGAACAATGCAGGTTTCTCGGATAACATGG GTGACGGCTCTGGAGAACAAGCATCAGCAACCAATGCAGGTTCCGGTAGTCAATCTG GTGACAACTCTGGCGAACAAGCACCAGCAAACAATGCAGGTTCCGGTAGTCAATCTG GTGATAACTCTGGTGAACAAGCATCAGCAAACAATGCAGGTTCCGGCAGTCAATCAG GCAGTAGCTCTGGAGAACAAGCATCATCAGACAATGCAGGTTCCGGTAGTCAATTTG GCAAAGCATCTGTTGAATGGAGAATTAATTCGACTGCGACAATTAACGAAGCCGCGACAAACACTGAAGTTGCGACGACGACTGAAGCACAGACAACCACGGAAGCTGCAACAACTGCTGAAGCTGCATCAACGACCGAAGCTCAGACAACGACCGAAGCTGGAACAAGTGACGAAGCTGCGTCAACGACCGAAGCTGGAACGGGTGACGAAGCTGCGTCAACGACCGACGCTGGAACAAGTGATGAAG CTGGAACAACTGACGAAGCTGCTTCAACGACCGAAGCTGGAACGGGTGACGAAGCTGTGTCAACGACCGAAGCTGGAACAAGTGACGAAGCTGCTTCAACGACCGAAGCTGGAACAAGTGACGAAGGTGCGTCGACAACCGAAGCTGGAACAAGTGACGAAGCTGGAACAACTGACGAAGCTGCTTCAACGACCGAAGCTGGAACAAGTGACGAAGCTGCTTCAACGACCGAAGCTGGAACAAGTGACGAAGCTGGAACAACTGACGAAGCTGCTTCAACGACCGAAGCTGGAACGGGTGACGAAGCTGCGTCAACGACCGAAGCTGGAACAAGTGACGAAGCTGCTTCAACGACCGAAGCTGGAACAAGTGACGAAGGTGCGTCGACAACCGAAGCTGGAACAAGTGACGAAGCTGGAACAACTGACGAAGCTGCTTCAACGACCGAAGCTGGAACAAGTGACGAAGCTGCTTCAACGACCGAAGCTGGAACAAGTGACGAAGGTGCGTCGACAACCGAAGCTGGAACAAGTGACGAAGCTGGAACAACTGACGAAGCTGCTTCAACGACCGAAGCTGGAACAAGTGATGAAGTTGCTTCAACGACCGAAGCTGGAACAAGTGACGAAGGTGCGTCGACAACCGAAGCTGGAACAAGTGACGAAGCTGGAACAACTGACGAAGCTGCTTCAACGACCGAAGCTGGAACAAGTGACGAAGCTGCTTCAACGACCGAAGCTGGAACGGGTGACGAAGCTGTGTCAACGACCGAAGCTGGAACAAGTGACGAAGCTGCTTCAACGACCGAAGCTGGAACAAGTGACGAAGGTGCGTCGACAACCGAAGCTGGAACAAGTGACGAAGCTGGAACAACTGACGAAGCTGCTTCAACGACCGAAGCTGGAACAAGTGATGAAGTTGCTTCAACGACCGAAGCTGGAACAAGTGACGAAGGTGCGTCGACAACCGAAGCTGGAACAAGTGACGAAGCTGGAACAACTGACGAAGCTGCTTCAACGACCGAAGCTGGAACAAGTGACGAAGCTGCTTCAACGACCGAAGCTGGAACGGGTGACGAAGCTGTGTCAACGACCGAAGCTGGAACAAGTGACGAAGCTGCTTCAACGACCGAAGCTGGAACAAGTGACGAAGGTGCGTCGACAACCGAAGCTGGAACAAGTGACGAAGCTGAAACAACTGACGAAGCTGCTTCAACGACCGAAGCTGGAACAAGTGACGAAGCTGCTTCAACGACCGAAGCTGGAACAAGTGACGAAGGTGCGTCGACAACCGAAGCTGGAACAAGTGACGAAGCTGGAACAACTGACGAAGCTGCTTCAACGACCGAAGCTGGAACAAGTGACGAAGCTGCTTCAACGACCGAAGCTGGAACGGGTGACGAAGCTGTGTCAACGACCGAAGCTGGAACGGGTGACGAAGCTGCATCAACGACCGAAGCTGGAACAAGTGACGAAGCTGCTTCAACGACCGAAGCTGGAACGGGTGACGAAGCTGTGTCAACGACCGAAGCTGGAACAAGTGACGAAGCTGCTTCAACGACCGAAGCTGGAACAAGTGACGAAGGTGCGTCGACAACCGAAGCTGGAACAAGTGACGAAGCTGGAACAACTGACGAAGCTGCTTCAACGACCGAAGCTGGAACAAGTGACGAAGCTGCTTCAACGACCGAAGCTGGAACAAGTGACGAAGGTGCGTCGACAACCGAAGCTGGAACAAGTGACGAAGCTGGAACAACTGACGAAGCTGCTTCAACGACCGAAGCTGGAACAAGTGACGAAGCTGCGTCAACCACCGAAGCTGGAACAAGTGACGAAG CTGGAACAACTGACGAAGCTGCTTCAACGACCGAAGCTGGAACGAGTGACGAAGCTGCGTCAACGACCGAAGCTGGAACAAGTGACGAAGGTGCGTCGACAACCGAAGCTGGAACAAGTGACGAAGCTGGAACAACTGACGAAGCTGCTTCAACGACCGAAGCTGGAACAAGTGACGAAGCTGCGTCAACGACCGAAGCTGGAACGAGTGACGAAG CTGCTTCAACGACCGAAGCTGGAGCGAGTGACGAAGCTGCGTCAACGACCGAAGCTGGAACAACTGACGAAGCTGCTTTAACGACCGAAGCTGGAACGAGTGACGAAGCTGCGTCAACGACCGAAGCTGGAACAAGTGACGAAGCTGGAACAACGACCGAAGCTGGAACGGGTGACGAAGCTGCGTCAACGACCGAAGCTGGAACGAGTGACGAAGCTGCTTCAACGACCGAAGCTGGAACGAGTGACGAAGCTGCGTCAACGACCGAAGCTGGAACAACTGACGAAGCTGGAACAACGACCGAAGCTGGAACGGGTGACGAAGCTGCGTCAACGACCGAAGCTGCAACGAGTGACGAAGCTGCGTCAACGACCGAAGCTGGAACAACTGACGAAGCTGCGTCAACGACCGAAGCTGGAACGAGTGACGAAGCTGCTTCAACGACCGAAGCTGGAACGAGTGACGAAGCTGCGTCAACGACCGAAGCTGGAACAACTGACGAAGCTGGAACAACGACCGAAGCTGGAACGGGTGACGAAGCTGCGTCAACGACCGAAGCTGGAACAACTGACGAAGCTGCTTTAACGACCGAAGCTGGAACGAGTGACGAAGCTGCGTCAACGACCGAAGCTGGAACGAGTGACGAAGCTGCTTCAACGACCGAAGCTGGAACGAGTGACGAAGCTGCGTCAACGACCGAAGCTGGAACGAGTGACGAAGCTGCGTCAACGACCGAAGCTGAAACAAGTGACGAAGCTGGAACAACTGACGAAGCTGCTTCAACGACCGGAGCTGGAACAACTGATGTAGCTGCGTCAACAACCGAAGATCAGACAACGACCGAAGCTCAGACAACCACCGAAGCTGCAACAACCACAGCACAGACAACGACTGAAGTTCAAACAACAACCGAAGCTCAGACAACTACTTCTGCTC CTACCACAACGGAAACTCCTACCACAGTCGTCACTACTCTTTCTGATG AATCTTCCGACACGTCGTCCTCCTATGATTCCGGTTGGTCGCTATGGGATGCTGTTGTATCAAGTG TCAAGACCGCTGCATCGgcaactaaaaatacgttattCGGATGGTTATAA